TTGCTCGAGCGGCACGCGAAGTGCCGGTCAACAACTTTCGGAATATCAGTAATCGTGCGAGCCAGAAACGTGCGACCAGTTGTCGCGTTTATCGCGAACAACCAGAGGACTAACGTCCTCGGCTCGCCGACGCAGATCGACACACAATGATCAACGTCCACCTCCAACGTCCACCTCCAGCGACCATCGGGAGCAACGCCGGCGATTCAGCCTTCGTCCTGCTCCCCCGCCCGCCACGCCAATCGGCCGTCGGGCCGTCCCGCCCTAAGCGTGTTTATAGACGGTCTCGAAGTCGATGTTGTACTTCTTCATTTTCTTGTACAGCGTTGTGCGGTTGATGCCCAATGCTCGAGCCGTGTTCTGGCGGTTCCAGCCGTTGGATTCCAGAGCCTGGATGATCAACTGTCGTTCCGGACTGGACAGTGCCTTCTTCAGTGAAGCTCCGCCAAGCTGAGCTTCCACGGACGCTCGGTGTTCGTCTTCCTTGAACAGTTTTTCCGGAAGGTCGGCTGCAGCGATGCGTTCACCCTTGCACAGCACAACGGCTCGTTCGATCACGTTGACCAGTTCACGTACGTTGCCCGGCCACGCGTACTGTTGCATGGCGTGCATTGCCATGTCGTCGACGCCGAGAATTTCGCGACCGGTTTGATGGTTAAACTGCTTCAGGTAGTGATCGACCAGCAGAGGAATGTCACCGATTCGTTCTCGCAGTGATGGCTGAGTCAGCGTGATGACGTTGATGCGATAGAACAGGTCTTCGCGGAAATCACCACGCCGAACGGCCTCTTCCAGATCAACGTTGGTCGCCAGAACCAGACGAACATCGACCTTGTGAGTTTCGTTGCCGCCGACAGGTTCGAACTCGCGATCCTGGAGGACTCGTAAGAGTTTTACCTGCAACTGAGGCGACGCGGTCGCGACTTCGTCGAGGAACAGAGTGCCGCCGTCTGCCTGCAGAAACTTGCCGACTTTGTCATGAGTCGCACCAGTGAAGGCTCCGGACACGTGACCGAACAGTTCGCTTTCCAGCAGCGTTTCCGGAAGAGCACCGCAGGCGACTTCTACGAATGGTTTGTCGGCTCGATTGCTGAGGTGGTGGATGGCTCGCGCGGTGACGGTTTTGCCGGTGCCGCTTTCGCCGAGAATCAGAACAGTGGTTCGCGTATCGGCCACGCTTTCCATCAGCTCAAACATTCGCAGCATCTTGTAGTCTTTGCCGACGATGTTTGAGATCCCGTGCTTGTCGCTGAGCTGAGCTTTCAGCTGAGCGTTCTCCTGCATCAACTGTCGTTGACTGATGGCTCGTTCGATCGACAGATTCAGTTCTTCGTCGATCACGGGCTTGGTCAGGTAGTCGAAAGCGCCCATGCGAATCGCTTCGACAGCGCTTTCGATGGTGCCGAAACCGGTCAGAAGGATGACTGATGTTTCGGGCGCGTTTTCGCGAGACCACTGCAACAGTTCAAAGCCGTCTTTGTCAGGCAGGTTGACGTCACAGACGACGACTTCGAACGGAAATTCTTCCATGCGTTCGATGGCGTCGGTGCAGGTGGAAGCAGTTTCGGTCCGATGTCCCAGACTTCGCAGATAGTCGGCCATCGCGTTTTGGATGTGTCGGTCGTCATCAACAACCAGCAATGAACCAGATGTGGCAGTCGCCATAATTGTCCCCTAGTGTTCCCATTAAATCCGCCACCAGAATGGTTGACGGACGGTCCGCTTGGAAAAGTGGTCGCTGGGAGCGCACAATCAAAGACAAGTGATGAGTTTCGGCAGCGCTGCGTTGTTTGTCCGAACACCGTTGCGAGCGTGACTCGTTAAGGCAATTGCCCTGAACCCACATCATGCCTTGCTGCGGGGGGCAGCGAAGCCGTTGTGGGTTCTCAACCGTTCCGCAACATCGCGGACGATGCTGTGGGAAGGCTGTATGTCTTTGATCAGTGAGAAGGGATACGGAAACTTAGGATGCAAAAGTCCACCAGGCGGAATTTGAAAGCAACGTTTGCTGCGAGAATCGATGCTAAGCGAGCCAAAGTTACCTAACCGGTACAATCGTTACGATTTCTCTGCTGCAGCTGGCGGCAACGCGAAATGAGAGCTCTGAGGCCGCCTGACAGCATCGATATTGGTTTGACCCGCCGTAGACCTGCCCGTAGACTGGCTTTAAAGTCATTAAGTCCTCCTCCGCTGAACGGAACTACGGAAATGAAAACCATTCAGGCAGCCATAAACCTGGGCGTTCTTGCACTTTTCGCCGTGATTCTACTTCCCGACGCCTTCGGCCAGGCGGGGCGCAGTGCGGGCCAGGATCGTGTTCTGACGACGGGAGACGGCTGGCCGATTCACATCACCTATTACGAATCTTCGAAGGGCAAAGAAGCGCCCGTCGTGATTCTTCTGCCCGGAGCAGACGGTGAAAAAAGCATGACTCGCAAAGCCTGGGACAGCGTCGCTAAGGTGCTGCAGAAGCGAGACTTTGCGGTCGTGACTGCTGATCTCAGAAAACACGGCGACAGCATGCCTCCCACAGATGGCAAGCCGAATCCGCGTTTGGCGAGAGTTTCGCCGCAGGACTACGCATTGATGGTGACACAGGATCTCGAAGCGATCAAGGCCTTCCTTGTTGAAGAACATCAAAAGGAAAAGCTGAATATCAGAAAGCTGGGCATCGGAGCATCTGGTTCCAGTGCCATTGTCGCAGCCGCGTTCGCCGCAAACGACTGGCTGAAGAAGCCGTGGAATGACGCTCCTGTTGCCGCCGCCAAGACACCTCGAGGACAGGACGTTCGCGCGATCCTGATGTTGAGTCCAGCAGTGTCGGCAGGAAGAATTAGTTCGATGGCCCCCATGAAAGTGGTGGCTGACGAAACTAAAGGAGTCGCCATTCACGTCTACTACAACTCCGCCGACAAAGCAGAAAAGTCGGCCGCTGAAAAGCTGTTTCGCCTTGTTGAAATCCGAGGGGCCGAAGACAAACCAGAATCACCTCGGTATAAGCTGGAAGTTCCGGCCGCTGAACAGTATTCCGGTGACGCGCTGCTGGACGGAAAACTGGCGGATGGCCGGCCTTTGAAACCACAAATGGAACAGCTTGTCACCGACTTCTTCGAAAAATTCGTGAAGCAGCGAACTGATCCGTGGAAAACGCGGACAAGCCGACTTCAATAGGACGACGCAGCCATTCGCGTGCGAAGCGTCAGGGGCGGTTTTGAAAGATTCAGATGGCACAGGTGACAATCTCAATCCTTGAAGGTCTGGAACGCGGTCGTACGTTTCGTGATCTTGAGACGCCGGTCACCATCGGACGCGAAGAAGACAACGTCATCCAGCTCAATGACGAACGAGTCAGCCGGATTCACGCGAAGTTGCAGGAAGATCGCGGCCAGGTCATTTTGACCGACCTCAACAGCACAAACGGAAGCCGAGTCAACGGGCATCCGGTGCAGTTGCGAGTCCTCCAACCGGGCGACCACGTGCAGATTGGCCGCTGCACGTTGCTGTTTGGCAGTGACGCTGAAATTGCCGAACACGCTCAACAACTAGGCGTCGAAGTCGCGTCGCTGACACCGCTGAGTTACCTGGCCGAAAATGGCTCCGGCAGCGGATCTGATTCCGGCGTGGAATTCGAGCTGGCCGACGATCTTAACGCCGAAAATCTGCAGTTGCCGCTATTTCCCGGCGGTGCTCCGGCGCTGCCGGATGAGCTGGAACCGGGGCAGCGGGCTCGGGTTAGTGACGTGTTGGGCTATATTCACGAACGGATGCGAGATGTATCAGTCAACGGTGCCGACCCGCAGGATCCGGACGGAAACAACCCCGTGATGGAAGTGCCGTGGGCTCACTGGCAAAATCTCATGCAACTGCAGCGCGACCTGGCCCTCTACCTACGCCAGATCGCGAACCCGGACTGACTTTTCAGAGCGCATCGAGTCCGCCACGCTCAATTTCAGGCCGATCTGCGGTGGCCATGGCTGGATTAAGCGGCGCAAAGTTAGCCAACACGCGGCGACTGACTGCACACTTTCCATACGTCCGCGTTTTCACACGGCGGCGCAGTTCGCTACCATCCCGTGCTGACTGATTAAGAAAGCACGGCCTATGAATTTTGACGACCCACTCATCCGCATGGCGATGGTTCTTGTCTCCGGAATTATCGGCGGCGAACTGGTGGGGCGGATCAAGCTGCCAAAAGTAACCGGGTGGATCGGGACCGGCATCCTGCTACGTATGCTGGACGGGTATCTCACGACATCTCATGGCCTTAAACTAGGCCTTGATCCCGACGCGGTGTCGACATTTGGCCCGTACATGAATTTTGTGTTGGGCTATATCGCCTTCACCGTCGGCGCCGCACTGCACTTTGCCAGTTTGCAAAACACGGGCAAACGACTGGGCCTGCTGCTGCTGTGCGAAGCCCTGATTACTCCTGCGGTAGTCTTTTTCTCGCTCTTCATTCTGGGCGGGATGGACACCAAACCTGCTTTACTGCTGAGTGCGATCGCGATCTGCGGCGCTCCTGGTACGACAGTGCTGGTCGTTCAGGAAGCGCGTGCCCGAGGTATCCTTACGCGGACACTCGTCGCCGCCGTCGCCCTAATCGACATGGTGGCTGTCGGCATGTTTGAATTTGTGTATGCCTTTATCCGCGTCCCGGGCGGTGGCACGATGTCTTTGCAGGCGGGGCTGGTCAATGTCGGCACGGAATTCGGGCTTGCTCTGGCAGTCGGCTTTACCTGCGCTGGGCTTGCGTTGATCCTGATTCGAACCGTAGTGGGCCCGGCGTTTGTGGGACCGATCATGGTGGCCGTGATTCTGGGATCGTGGGGGGCGGCCCGCGGCATGGACGTTTCCGGAATTTTGGCGTGTACCTTTGCCGGAATCGCAGTTTCGAATCTGCGCCACGGCACTGTGCGGTCGACGGAAGCGTATCTGCAATCGATTGGCGGTGTGCTGTTTGCTGCCTTCTATACGTTTGCCGGCATGAAACTGGACTTCAGCCAGGTGTGGCCCAACCTTAGCCTGGTGTTGCTGTTTTTTGCCTTTCGCTTCATCGGCAAGTACTCAGGCGCCTTCATCGCGATGTACTTTGCGAATGCAACGAATGCTGTGCGCAACTTTTTGGGACTCGCACTGTTGCCTCACGGAGGCGTCGCCGTCGGTTTGATTTTATTAGTACAAAATGACCCGACACTCAGCGACCATGCCGACGTCATTACAACCGTAGGACTGGCCGCATTGGCCATCAACCAGTTACTGGGCCCAAGTGGTGCGAGATTCGCGTTGAACAGCGTCGGCGAAAGCGGGAAGGCTCGGCCGCGTCTGCTGGACTTCCTGGACGAGCACCGCATTACCGTGACTGTCGACGGCAACACCAAACAGGCCGTTGTTTCGTCACTTGTGGACCAGCTTTACGCCACGTCCGATATGCCGATCGAAAAGGAAGAGTTCGTGCGGCAGGTGATGAAGCGTGAAGCATCAGAATCCACCTGCGTGGGTCACGGCCTGATGATTCCCCACGCGATACTGGATGCCGATGCCAAAATGGAAGGCGTGCTGGGCATCAGCCGTAAAGGACTGGACTTCAGAACGCCCGACGGACGTCCGGTGCACGCGGTGCTGCTACTGGCCACGCCGGAAAACGAACGAGAACGGCATCTGGAAATCCTGTCCGCGTTTGCTCACCTGATCACTCACGACGAAAACCTTTGCGAACAGCTCTATCACGCCCGCAGTGCGGCTCATGCGTACAACGTGCTGCATGCTGAGGCTGCGGAAGAGATCAACTATTTTCTGGAAGAAGTTCTGGAAGAATTCCGCGACCCCAATCCGTCAAAACCTAATCCCTGACAGGAACTTCTTATCATGACCGCCGCTCCGGTTGTCTCAAAAACCGTCGTCGATATCCTGGCGGAATTGATCGCCATCCCCAGTGTTAACCCGATGGGGCAGGACGTCCAGGGCGACATCTATTTTGAAGGTCGCGTGAGCGACTGGCTGGTGGAGTTTTTCCAATCGCTGGGTGTGGCGTACGAACGGATCGAAGTCGCCCCCGGCCGCGACAACGTCATAGCGAAATTTGATTCGCCGGGTAGCGACCGCACCATTTTGCTGGACGCTCATCAGGATACAGTGCCGGTCGAAGGCATGACGATTCCCGCATTCGAACCAAAGATCGAAGGCGGTCGAATTACCGGGCGAGGTGCCTGCGACGTGAAAGGTGGCATGGCCGCCATGCTGATTGCCTTCCGTCGTCTTGTGCGTGAACGCCCAGCTAACGCCGCAAGCGTGATCATGACCTGCACATGCGACGAAGAAGCCACGACATTGGGCATCAATGACCTGGTGACTTATTGGCAACAGCCCGGCCGCTCGGGACTGTTGTCGTCGAAGCCGGACGTCGCCGTCATTGCCGAACCGACGGGCCTGGACGTCGTGGTCGCTCATCGCGGCGTGACTCGATTTAAGATCCGGACCGCAGGTCGAGCCTGTCACAGTTCAGACCCGACTCAGGGCGTGAACGCCATCTATCGCATGGCATCCGTACTGGCCGTGCTGGAAGAGTACGCCGACCTGGTGACTCGCAAAGTCAAGCCGCACGCTTTGTGCGGTGGAGCAACGTTAAGCGTCGGTCGGATCACAGGAGGCACCAGCGTAAACATCGTGCCGGACGAATGCGTGATCGAAGTCGATCGCCGCGTCATCCCCGGCGAAAAGCGAAGCGAAGTCGTGGCTCACCTGCGTCGCTACGTGCAGGAACGCCTCGACTTCGACGTGATCTTCGATCCACCGTGGCTGGAAAGTCCTCCCCTGACGGACGCCGATAATTCAGAACTGGCGTCGGCCGTATTGAAATGCGTTCAGGAAGTGGACGGGCCACATTCAGCGATTGGCGTGCCCTATGGCACTCACGCATCAAGAACATGTTCGGCCGAAGTCCCGTCGATCGTTTTCGGCCCCGGTTCGATCGACCAGGCTCATACCAAAGACGAGTTCCTCGAAATCGACCAACTTGAAAAAGCGGCCGAGGTGTACTTTCAGCTTTGCTGCGATGACGGCTTAACAAAGTGAACTCGACAATGCCGAATCACAAATTCAATGTCGCCATCGTCGGCGCCGGAATCGTAGGCCTCGCTCACGCATGGGCGTCTGTTCGGCAGGGACGAAGCGTCATCTTATTCGACCGCTCGCCGAAAGCTCAGGGAGCGACTGTTCGTAACTTCGGCATGATCTGGCCCATTGGTCAGCTAGCCGGAGAACTGTACGACACCGCGTTGCGTTCTCGCGAACTTTGGCTGGAACTGCACAAAGCAGGCGTCGTACACGCGGACGATTGCGGATCGGTGCACCTGGCTCATCGCGCCGATGAACGGGCAGTACTGGAAGAATTCGTCGCTGGTAAGACTCACGACTGCCAGATGCTGTCGGCTGACGAAACTCTGCAAAAAGTCCCCATCGCCAACTCGGACGGGCTACTCGGCGGAATGTGGAGCCCCACTGAATTGCGAGTCGATCCGCGCGTGGCCGCGTCTAAAATCGCGTCGTGGCTGCAATCCGCTCATGGCGTGAAGCTGCATTTCGAAACACCGATCGTGCACGTCGACGGCGGCACACTCACGTCGGCCGACGGAGCCCAGTGGCACGCGGAGCAAACAGTGATTTGTTCCGGCAGTGATTTGAAGACGCTGTTTCCGGAAGTGCTGGCCGCTTCCAGACTGAAGCTTTGTAAGCTGCAGATGCTGCGCACCGTCGCGCAAAATTCTTCTGCAAATCAGGCGGCTCATATCGCCAGCGGTCTAACACTGCGACACTACAGTTCGTTCAATCACTGCCCATCGCTGGCATCACTGAAACAGCGAGTCGCGAACGAAAATCCAACTTTGGATCGCTACGGAATTCATGTCATGGCGACTCAATCCGCCAGCGCCGAATTTATCCTCGGCGATTCGCACGAATATGGCGACGACATCGAACCGTTCGACAAAGCGGAAATCGACAACCTGATCCTGCAGGAGTTACGCAAGATCATTCGGCTGCCCGACTGGACGATCTCCGAACGCTGGCACGGCGTGTACGCAAAGCACCCGGACCTGCCAGTGTTTCGAGCTACTCCGCAACCTGGCGTTCACGTGTGTGTCGGTCCCGGCGGAGCAGGCATGACCATGTCGTTCGGCCTTGCAGAAGCGACGCTCACGTAGCCGAGCAGCTACTTCTTCTTGGCTTTGGCCCACGCATCTTTCAACGTCACAATGCGGTTGAAAACCAGACGATCTGAAGTGCTGTCCTGATCAACGATGAAGTACCCCTTGCGTTCAAACTGGCAACGATCGCCCAGCTTTGATTCCGCCAGCGACGGCTCCAGTTTGGCTTCGACCACGGTTAGCGAATCCGGATTCAGATTGCTCTGCCACGTCTGAGATTCGTCTTCCACGTCGTCCGGATCTTCGGTCACAAACAGGTGGTCGTACAGACGCACTTCCGCCGAAATCGCATGCTGAGCACTCACCCAGTGCATGGTGGCTTTCACCTTGCGACCGTCCGGTGCGTTGCCGCCTTTAGTTTCGACATCGTACGTACAGTGGATTTCCGTGATATTGCCGTCGTCATCTTGCACAACATCGTTGCACTTGATGAAGTAAGCCCAGCGGAGTCGCACTTCGCGGCCGGGACCGAGTCGGAAGAATTTGCGAGGCGGGTCTTCCATGAAGTCGTCACGCTCAATGTACAACTCACGACCGAACGGCACCTTGCGTGAACCGGCCGCTTCGTCTTCCGGGTTATTGACCGCGTCAAGCTCCTCAGACTGGCTTTCCGGATAGTTTGTGATCACAACCTTTAATGGATCCAGCACAGCCATGCGGCGATCGGCTGTCGCGTTCAGTTCTTCGCGGATCTGATTCTCCAGCACCACCATGTCGGTCATCGCGTTGTGCTTCGTCACACCAACGGATTCGCACAGCTTGCGAATCGAATCCGGTGTGTATCCGCGTCGACGCAGGCCGGACAGTGTGGGCATGCGAGGATCGTTCCAGCCAGAAACGTGACCTTCATTCACAAGCTGCAACAGTCGCCGCTTGCTCATTAAAGTGTAGGTCAAATTCAGGCGATTGAATTCAATCTGCTGTGGATGGTGGATGCCCAGCGTTTCACAGTACCAGTCGTACAGCGGGCGGCGGTTTTCGAATTCCAGCGTACAGATGCTGTGAGTGATACCTTCCAGCGAATCCGATTGCCCGTGAGTGAAGTCGTAGGTCGGGTAAATGCACCACGCGTCGCCCGTGCGATGGTGTTCAACCTTGCGAATGCGATACATGATCGGATCGCGAAGTAACAGGACCTTGTGAGCCATGTCGATTTTGGCTCGCAGCACGTGAACTCCTTCGTCGAATTCCCCGTTCCTCATGCCGCGAAACAGAGTCAGGTTTTCTTCGACGGACCGGTCGCGATAGGGACTGGGCGTCCCCGGTTCGGTGGGCGTCCCACGACCGGTGCGAATTTCTTCCAGCGGCAGACTACACACGTAGGCCTTGCCGTCAGTGATGAGTTGTTCAGCCCACTGGTAAAGCTGCTCGAAGTAATCCGACGCGAAAAACAGCCGGTCTTCCCAGTCGAAGCCAAGCCAGCGGATGTCTTCCTTGATGGATTCGACGTATTCGACTTCTTCCTTTTCGGGGTTGGTGTCGTCGAACCGCAAATTGCACTTGCCGCCATATTCGGCCGCGATTCCGAAATTCAGGCAGATCGACTTGGCGTGTCCGATGTGCAGGTAGCCGTTGGGTTCGGGCGGAAATCGCGTATGGACCACGCCGTCCCATTTTCCGGTTTTCAGGTCGTCTTCGACAATCTGACGGACGAAATCTTTGTGGACCGTTTCGCTGGAATTGGCTTCCGACATATCTCAAATTGCCCTGATTTCACTGGAACAGCGAAGTAAATGTGAGGAAACGCTGTCATTTTGGCGGACTGGCTCCGATGGCCGGTCGTTGTGGAAATTTAGCGGTTGCCGACCAAAGACAGAAGCCCTG
This DNA window, taken from Fuerstiella marisgermanici, encodes the following:
- a CDS encoding FHA domain-containing protein; this translates as MAQVTISILEGLERGRTFRDLETPVTIGREEDNVIQLNDERVSRIHAKLQEDRGQVILTDLNSTNGSRVNGHPVQLRVLQPGDHVQIGRCTLLFGSDAEIAEHAQQLGVEVASLTPLSYLAENGSGSGSDSGVEFELADDLNAENLQLPLFPGGAPALPDELEPGQRARVSDVLGYIHERMRDVSVNGADPQDPDGNNPVMEVPWAHWQNLMQLQRDLALYLRQIANPD
- a CDS encoding glutamine--tRNA ligase/YqeY domain fusion protein, with protein sequence MSEANSSETVHKDFVRQIVEDDLKTGKWDGVVHTRFPPEPNGYLHIGHAKSICLNFGIAAEYGGKCNLRFDDTNPEKEEVEYVESIKEDIRWLGFDWEDRLFFASDYFEQLYQWAEQLITDGKAYVCSLPLEEIRTGRGTPTEPGTPSPYRDRSVEENLTLFRGMRNGEFDEGVHVLRAKIDMAHKVLLLRDPIMYRIRKVEHHRTGDAWCIYPTYDFTHGQSDSLEGITHSICTLEFENRRPLYDWYCETLGIHHPQQIEFNRLNLTYTLMSKRRLLQLVNEGHVSGWNDPRMPTLSGLRRRGYTPDSIRKLCESVGVTKHNAMTDMVVLENQIREELNATADRRMAVLDPLKVVITNYPESQSEELDAVNNPEDEAAGSRKVPFGRELYIERDDFMEDPPRKFFRLGPGREVRLRWAYFIKCNDVVQDDDGNITEIHCTYDVETKGGNAPDGRKVKATMHWVSAQHAISAEVRLYDHLFVTEDPDDVEDESQTWQSNLNPDSLTVVEAKLEPSLAESKLGDRCQFERKGYFIVDQDSTSDRLVFNRIVTLKDAWAKAKKK
- a CDS encoding M20 family metallopeptidase; translation: MTAAPVVSKTVVDILAELIAIPSVNPMGQDVQGDIYFEGRVSDWLVEFFQSLGVAYERIEVAPGRDNVIAKFDSPGSDRTILLDAHQDTVPVEGMTIPAFEPKIEGGRITGRGACDVKGGMAAMLIAFRRLVRERPANAASVIMTCTCDEEATTLGINDLVTYWQQPGRSGLLSSKPDVAVIAEPTGLDVVVAHRGVTRFKIRTAGRACHSSDPTQGVNAIYRMASVLAVLEEYADLVTRKVKPHALCGGATLSVGRITGGTSVNIVPDECVIEVDRRVIPGEKRSEVVAHLRRYVQERLDFDVIFDPPWLESPPLTDADNSELASAVLKCVQEVDGPHSAIGVPYGTHASRTCSAEVPSIVFGPGSIDQAHTKDEFLEIDQLEKAAEVYFQLCCDDGLTK
- a CDS encoding TIGR03364 family FAD-dependent oxidoreductase; this translates as MPNHKFNVAIVGAGIVGLAHAWASVRQGRSVILFDRSPKAQGATVRNFGMIWPIGQLAGELYDTALRSRELWLELHKAGVVHADDCGSVHLAHRADERAVLEEFVAGKTHDCQMLSADETLQKVPIANSDGLLGGMWSPTELRVDPRVAASKIASWLQSAHGVKLHFETPIVHVDGGTLTSADGAQWHAEQTVICSGSDLKTLFPEVLAASRLKLCKLQMLRTVAQNSSANQAAHIASGLTLRHYSSFNHCPSLASLKQRVANENPTLDRYGIHVMATQSASAEFILGDSHEYGDDIEPFDKAEIDNLILQELRKIIRLPDWTISERWHGVYAKHPDLPVFRATPQPGVHVCVGPGGAGMTMSFGLAEATLT
- a CDS encoding sigma-54-dependent transcriptional regulator, with translation MATATSGSLLVVDDDRHIQNAMADYLRSLGHRTETASTCTDAIERMEEFPFEVVVCDVNLPDKDGFELLQWSRENAPETSVILLTGFGTIESAVEAIRMGAFDYLTKPVIDEELNLSIERAISQRQLMQENAQLKAQLSDKHGISNIVGKDYKMLRMFELMESVADTRTTVLILGESGTGKTVTARAIHHLSNRADKPFVEVACGALPETLLESELFGHVSGAFTGATHDKVGKFLQADGGTLFLDEVATASPQLQVKLLRVLQDREFEPVGGNETHKVDVRLVLATNVDLEEAVRRGDFREDLFYRINVITLTQPSLRERIGDIPLLVDHYLKQFNHQTGREILGVDDMAMHAMQQYAWPGNVRELVNVIERAVVLCKGERIAAADLPEKLFKEDEHRASVEAQLGGASLKKALSSPERQLIIQALESNGWNRQNTARALGINRTTLYKKMKKYNIDFETVYKHA
- a CDS encoding PTS sugar transporter subunit IIA; the protein is MNFDDPLIRMAMVLVSGIIGGELVGRIKLPKVTGWIGTGILLRMLDGYLTTSHGLKLGLDPDAVSTFGPYMNFVLGYIAFTVGAALHFASLQNTGKRLGLLLLCEALITPAVVFFSLFILGGMDTKPALLLSAIAICGAPGTTVLVVQEARARGILTRTLVAAVALIDMVAVGMFEFVYAFIRVPGGGTMSLQAGLVNVGTEFGLALAVGFTCAGLALILIRTVVGPAFVGPIMVAVILGSWGAARGMDVSGILACTFAGIAVSNLRHGTVRSTEAYLQSIGGVLFAAFYTFAGMKLDFSQVWPNLSLVLLFFAFRFIGKYSGAFIAMYFANATNAVRNFLGLALLPHGGVAVGLILLVQNDPTLSDHADVITTVGLAALAINQLLGPSGARFALNSVGESGKARPRLLDFLDEHRITVTVDGNTKQAVVSSLVDQLYATSDMPIEKEEFVRQVMKREASESTCVGHGLMIPHAILDADAKMEGVLGISRKGLDFRTPDGRPVHAVLLLATPENERERHLEILSAFAHLITHDENLCEQLYHARSAAHAYNVLHAEAAEEINYFLEEVLEEFRDPNPSKPNP
- a CDS encoding alpha/beta hydrolase — translated: MKTIQAAINLGVLALFAVILLPDAFGQAGRSAGQDRVLTTGDGWPIHITYYESSKGKEAPVVILLPGADGEKSMTRKAWDSVAKVLQKRDFAVVTADLRKHGDSMPPTDGKPNPRLARVSPQDYALMVTQDLEAIKAFLVEEHQKEKLNIRKLGIGASGSSAIVAAAFAANDWLKKPWNDAPVAAAKTPRGQDVRAILMLSPAVSAGRISSMAPMKVVADETKGVAIHVYYNSADKAEKSAAEKLFRLVEIRGAEDKPESPRYKLEVPAAEQYSGDALLDGKLADGRPLKPQMEQLVTDFFEKFVKQRTDPWKTRTSRLQ